CGTACAGCGCGCGGAAGTTCGACAGCCCCACCGTCAGCGTGAAGTCGGTGTTCTCGCGCAAGATCACCAGCGGCCAGAAAAAGTCGTTCCAGGCCCCCTGAAACTGGGTGATCGCCAGCGCGATCAATGCCGGACCCGCCTGCGGCAGCATCACCCGCCAGAAGGTCGTGAAGGGGCCGGCGCCGTCGATGGCGGCCGATTCTTCCAGCTCGCGCGGCATCCCCTCGAAAAACTGCTTCATCAGAAAGACGCCGCCCGCCGCGACCAGCCCGTTGAACCACAGGCCCCAGATGTTCAGCAGGCCCAGGTCATTGAGCAGCACGTAGTTGCTGACCAGGTTGACCTGGCTGGGTACCATCTGCGCAAACAGCACGAACGCCAGGAAGATCAGCGTCTGGCCGGGAAAGTTCAGCCGCGCCAGGGCGTACCCCGCCAGCGAGCAGAACACCACGGCGGCAGCCACCCGCAAGAAGGCGTACAGGAACGAGTTGAGCATCCACGAGAAAAACAGGCTGGTGCCGGTAGCGGGGTTGGTCGTCTCGTTAAAGGCCCGGCGGTAGTTGTTGAAGGTGTAGCCCAGGATGCCCGGCGTCACGTTGCGGTAGGCCAGCGAGCGCCCGAAGTTCTGGCGGTCACTGGGCGGCAGGGTGCTGCTCACCAGCGTCTGCCCGCGCTGCACATCTACCTGGAGGGGGGTGCGCTCGAACACCGGCCCCGCGAGGTAATAGCGGCCGCCGCGTTCGACCAGCTCGACCGGCTGGTACTGCGACAGGCTGAACTGCACCGCCTGGGCCTCGGGCGTGTCGAGGATGAGCGGGACCACCCGGCCGCTTTCCAGCCGGGCGCTGAGGCGGTCGCCCTCGGGAGCCGTGAGTTCGCCGGTCACCCGCTGCCCGTTCTGGCGGGTCAGGGCCGGGTAGCGCACCGTGACGCGGTAGGCCTGCACGTCCCCCACCGTGCCCGTGGGCGTGAGCTGTACCTGCGCGAAATCGCGGGCCTGGGCGTAGCGCGTCAGGCTGACCAGGCTGACCGGCTGGTACGGAAACAGCGCCACGCTGGGGGGCGCCGCCGGCGTGCCCTGCGGCGAGCGCACCTGCACGTCGAACGTAACGGTGCGGCCCGGGTACAGCCCGCCGTTCCAGCCCCCACCCCCGCCCTGCACGCCCAGGTCGTAGGCCGCGCCGATGTACTGGGCGCTGAGCTGCGGAATCAGCAGCCGGGGCGGGTACTCGTTGGGGTCGTCTTTCAGGCTGCTCAGCAGGCCCATCAAGAACGGTCCCAGAAAAAAGAAGCTCATCAGCAGCATAAAGGCGTAGAGCCAGCCGGCCCGTGCCCAGCGCCGCCGGGCCAGCCAGCGGTCCCTGGCGGCGGCGCTGGGCGCCGGGTGGTGGGGGGTTTGCAAGACCGTCATGGCCGCCTCCTGAAGCTGTAGACCGGGCCTGCGCGGCCGCGTCGGGAGCGCATCAGCGGGCCTCCGACGGGAAGAAGCGCCGCTGCACGAAGACCATCACCAGGATGATCAGCGCCAGGATGATCGCCGCCGCCGAGGCCATGTTCACCGGCGCGGCCCCGGCCTTGAAGGTGTTGGTGTACACGTAGTACGCCAGCGTCACGATGGTCTGCTGCGGCGCGGCCGAGCCGATCACCGCCACCTGGTCGAACATCTGCATGGTGCCGATCAATCCCACGGTGATCACGTAAAAGGTCACCGGGCGCAGGTTGGGCACCGTCACGTTCGTCAGCTTCTGAAAGGGCGTGGCGCCGTCGATGTCGGCGGCCTCGTACAGCGACCCCGGAATGTTCTGGAGACCCGCCAGGAAAAACAGCATCAGCGTGGGCACGGTCGTGAAGGTGTTCTGGATGATGATCACCAGCAAAGGAATGCTCAGCACCTGCACCCCGCCCAGCGTGATCCACTTGTCGGCGAAATACTGGTAGTCGAAAGGCGGCACCTCGCGCACGCCCGTGACCCCCAGAAACACCAGCGCCGCCGTCACCGCCGCCGCGCCCAGCGCGCTGGTGGCCGCCAGCGCCGGGTCGAACCACCCGGCAGGCTGCCCGGCGCGGCGCTCGAGCAGCACCTGAATGATCTGCGCGACCACCAGCCCGATCAAAAAGGTCAGGATCAGGGGCTGGTAGGTCTGCCACTGGGTCACCAGGTAGTTGGCGACCCCCCGGCGCTGAAAGAGCCACAGGAAGATCAGGGTGATCACCACGCTGCTGGTGATGGACGGCATGTACCACGCCGAACGGAAAAAAGCCATGCCGCGCAGGCGGTTGTTCAGCGCCACCGCCATCAGCAGCGCGAAGACCGTCTGGAGCGTGGTGGTGACCAGCGCGAACACCAGGCTGTTGGCGAGCGCCCGCCGGAACGACGGGTCCGAAAGCACCTGGGCGTAAGGCTGGGCGCCGATCAGCTGCGGATCGTTGAACAGGTTGAAGTCGGTAAAGGAGTAGTAGATCGCCCGCCCGAAGGCGTAAAAGAAAAAGATCGCGCTGCTGATCAGAAAAGGCGCGAGAAACAGCAGGGCGGTCGCGGTGGACTGGCCTCGTCGGAACATGGGGAGCCTCCCTCCCGGGTCAGGGGGCCAGGAATGCGGGGGGGAAGGGGAAGGGGCCGCTCGGGCTTTTCCCCCCCCTCTTGCCCCCGGGTCCCGCCTCTCAGCGGCGCTGGAAGGTGGTCATGTCCGCCTGCGCCTTTTTCAGGGCGTCGGCGGCGCTGCGCTGCCCGCTGAGGACGGCGGCCAGCGCTTCGTTGATGGGCTTGGCCCAGTCCGGCCCCTGCGCGCCGAAGGTAAAGGCCCGGACGTTGCCGTCGTCGGCGCCCTGGAAGACCAGCCGGGCATTTTGCGCGCCCGCCTCGGTCTTCTTGAAGTAGGCGCTGTTTTGCAGCGAGGTGCGGCTGGGAATGGCGAGGCCCTGCTCCAGCACGTACTGCTGCGCCTGCGGGCTGGTGAGCAGGTTGAGCACCTTGACGGCCGCCGCGCGGTTCTTGGTGCCGCTGTTGATGGCCCAGCCCACCGTGTACAGGAAATTGCCGCGCTGCCCGGTCTTGTTGTTCTTGGGCATCAGCGCGGTGCCGAATTTCAGGTTGGGCGCGTTGTCGCGCAGGAAGTTCACGATCCAGCCGCCCTCGAAGACGACCGCGACCTTGCCGCCCTTGAGGCAGTCGCCGCCCCAGCCGGCGGACAGTTCGCTGGGGGTCACGCCCACCTTGTCCTTGGCCAGCCCGGTGTACCAGTTAAAGGCCTCGGCAAAGCGCGGGTCGGCCAGGTTGGTGCGGCCGTTCGCGCCGAACTGCTGCCAGCCGGTCGCGTAGGCAAAGGCCCCGAAGCGGTCGAAGTTGGGCGTCAGGCAGGTGCCGTAGTAGTCGCTCCCCAGTTTCTGCTTGACCTGCCGCAGCTTGGTCGCCAGGCTGGTCCAGGTCTCGTTGTTGGTGGGGTAGGCCACGCCCGCCTCGTCGAACAGGTCGCGGTTGTAGACCATCGTGAGGGTGTTGAAATCCTTGGCGACGGCGTAGGTCCGGCCGCCCCGGGTAAAGGCGCTGTTCAGGGTCTTGATAAAGGGGCTGGTGTTCACCACGCCGTTGAGCGGCAGGATCTTCTTGGTCGCCACGAAGCCGTCGAGCGTCTCGGCCGGGAGGTACATCACGTCCCCGGCGGTGCCGGCCGCGAGCAGCGTGGTCAGCGCCTGGTTGTAGTCGCCCTGAAGCGGGCGGTACACGACCGTCACGCCCTCCTTGCTCATGGTGGGCTTCACGAAGCGGTTGATCAGGTCGTTGACCAGCGTCTGGTCGGTGCCGCCGTACCCGTTGATGGTGAGGGTCTTGGCGGTCTGGGCGGCGGCGCTGGACGCGAGCAGGGTCAGGCCGAGGGTCAGGCACAGGGCGTTTTTCATGGGGTTCCTCCGGGAGGGGGCGCGGCCGGCGGGGAAGCGACGGTCGCGCCGGGGACGAGGTGAACGGGAATGAACTCGCCGCGCGGCGCCTGGCCGAGGCTGGCTTCCTGCATCAGCGTCAGCGCGGTGCGGGCGATGCGGGGGATGTCCTGGGCGACGGTGGTCAGGCGCACAGGCAGCGGCAACTCGGGCAGGCCGTCGAAGCCCACCACCGACACGTCGGCGGGCACCCGCAGGCCCAGGTCCTGCAAGGCGGCGACGGCGCCGGCGGCGCTCTCGTCACTCTGGGCAAAGAGGCCAGTCCAGCGCTGCCCGCCTTCCCAGGCCCGCCGCACGGCGCGGTAGCCGCCCAGCACGGTGAAGTCCGACTCGATGGACGTGACCCGGGCGCCCGCCGCCTGGGCCGCGTGCAGAAAGCCGCGTTCGCGGTCTTGCGCCACCTGGCTGGGACCCCGGCCCAGGTAGGCCAGCTCGCGGTGCCCGGCGGCGAGCAGGTGCCGGGTGGCCAGCCCCGCCCCGCCCTGGTCGTCGGGCGCGACCCAGAAGGCGCCGGGCTGGTGCCCGATCAGCACCGCAGGAACCCCGCGCCCACGCAGCAGCGTCAGCCGCGCGTCGTCCTCATCGGCGTGCATGACCAGCACCGCGCTGGGCAGCCGGGACAGCCGGGTCAGGTCGGCGCGCAGGTTGAGCAGTTGCAGCCCCAGCGCTCCGGTGTGCTCCTCCAGCGCCGCCCGGAACAGCACGTGGTAGGGGCTGAGCAGCGGGTCACCCTGGGCAAAGGACAGCCCCAGCGTGCGGCCGGTGCGCCAGCTGAGCTGCTGCGCGGCGGGGTCGGGCACGTAGTCCAGCCGGGTCATCACCGCCTGAACCCGCTCGCGCGTCTGGGCCGCCACCGCCGCGTGGCCGTTGATCACCCGGCTCACGGTGCCCTTGCTCACCCCCGCCGCCCGCGCGATGTCGTCAATGGTGGGCCGCGCCGAGGCCAGCCGCCCGCCCTGGGGCGAAGCGGCCTTCGAAACTGCGGCTTTCGGGACAACAGGATTCATCGTCGGAAACACCACCCGCCTTTGTAACCGGTTACAGCGCAGCCCGGCGAATGTGGGTGTCGGCAGCCCCGAACCTTCACAGCGCAGTTGTAAGCGGTTACAGCCCCATTGTGAACTTTTCGGCGCGGCTGTCAAGGGGCCTGGGCCAGCCTTGACTCGCGGGTTCAAGGGGCGCCCAGGGCCGGTGTGCCCGGCGCAAGTGATGCGTGCGGAGGAGCGCGGGGCGCGGCAGGGGCCTTGCCGCGCTGGCCTCCCAGGCGCCAGACTCGGGGCACCGTGAACGCTGCCGAGACCCGGGCGCTGCTGAGCGCGCTGAAAACCGCCCTCTCGCGTGGGCAGGGGGCGGCCCTCGCCACGGTGGTCGGCGTGCGGGGCAGCGCCTACCGCCGCGAGGGCACCCGGATGCTGGTGCTGGAGGGCGGCGCGCAGGTCTGCATGCTCTCGGGCGGCTGTCTGGAAGCCGAGGTCGTCGAGGTCGCGCTGGAGGTCCTCCGCTCCGGCCAGCCCGCCCTGGCGCACTACGACCTCTCCGAGGACGCGACCTGGGGCCTGGGCATCGGCTGCGGGGGCAGCGTGGACGTGCGGGTCGAAGCGGTAGACCCCGGCGACCCCGTGACCGCCGGGTGGCTCGCGGCGCTGGAGGGGGGCCGGGCGGCGGCGCTCGCCGTGCCGCTGGTGGGGGAGGGCCGGGTGCTGGTGGGGCCGGACGGGACCGTGACCGGGCGGCTGCCGGACCCCGCGCTGCACGCGTTCGCGGTGCAGGCCGCCCGGGAGCGCCTGGCGCTGCGGGAACCGCGCGCCGCGACCCTCGGCGCTCCTGGCGGCACCCCCGTCTTTGTCGACGTGAACGTGCCCCCGCCGGAACTGGTGCTGTACGGGGCGGGCCACGACGCCCTGCCGCTGGCGGCGCAGGCGCGGGCGCTGGGCTACGCCGTCCACGTGGTCGACCCCCGCCCCGCGTACCTCACGCCGGAGCGCTTTCCGGGCGCGGCGCTGCATCCCCTCGCCCCCGAGGACCTGGCGCACCTCACCCCCGGCGAGCGCGCCCACCTGATCGTGATGAA
The window above is part of the Deinococcus budaensis genome. Proteins encoded here:
- a CDS encoding carbohydrate ABC transporter permease codes for the protein MTVLQTPHHPAPSAAARDRWLARRRWARAGWLYAFMLLMSFFFLGPFLMGLLSSLKDDPNEYPPRLLIPQLSAQYIGAAYDLGVQGGGGGWNGGLYPGRTVTFDVQVRSPQGTPAAPPSVALFPYQPVSLVSLTRYAQARDFAQVQLTPTGTVGDVQAYRVTVRYPALTRQNGQRVTGELTAPEGDRLSARLESGRVVPLILDTPEAQAVQFSLSQYQPVELVERGGRYYLAGPVFERTPLQVDVQRGQTLVSSTLPPSDRQNFGRSLAYRNVTPGILGYTFNNYRRAFNETTNPATGTSLFFSWMLNSFLYAFLRVAAAVVFCSLAGYALARLNFPGQTLIFLAFVLFAQMVPSQVNLVSNYVLLNDLGLLNIWGLWFNGLVAAGGVFLMKQFFEGMPRELEESAAIDGAGPFTTFWRVMLPQAGPALIALAITQFQGAWNDFFWPLVILRENTDFTLTVGLSNFRALYGGQGDYGLILAGAVLSAIPVIIIFVIFQRYFVDTGADSAVKG
- a CDS encoding carbohydrate ABC transporter permease, producing MFRRGQSTATALLFLAPFLISSAIFFFYAFGRAIYYSFTDFNLFNDPQLIGAQPYAQVLSDPSFRRALANSLVFALVTTTLQTVFALLMAVALNNRLRGMAFFRSAWYMPSITSSVVITLIFLWLFQRRGVANYLVTQWQTYQPLILTFLIGLVVAQIIQVLLERRAGQPAGWFDPALAATSALGAAAVTAALVFLGVTGVREVPPFDYQYFADKWITLGGVQVLSIPLLVIIIQNTFTTVPTLMLFFLAGLQNIPGSLYEAADIDGATPFQKLTNVTVPNLRPVTFYVITVGLIGTMQMFDQVAVIGSAAPQQTIVTLAYYVYTNTFKAGAAPVNMASAAAIILALIILVMVFVQRRFFPSEAR
- a CDS encoding extracellular solute-binding protein, translating into MKNALCLTLGLTLLASSAAAQTAKTLTINGYGGTDQTLVNDLINRFVKPTMSKEGVTVVYRPLQGDYNQALTTLLAAGTAGDVMYLPAETLDGFVATKKILPLNGVVNTSPFIKTLNSAFTRGGRTYAVAKDFNTLTMVYNRDLFDEAGVAYPTNNETWTSLATKLRQVKQKLGSDYYGTCLTPNFDRFGAFAYATGWQQFGANGRTNLADPRFAEAFNWYTGLAKDKVGVTPSELSAGWGGDCLKGGKVAVVFEGGWIVNFLRDNAPNLKFGTALMPKNNKTGQRGNFLYTVGWAINSGTKNRAAAVKVLNLLTSPQAQQYVLEQGLAIPSRTSLQNSAYFKKTEAGAQNARLVFQGADDGNVRAFTFGAQGPDWAKPINEALAAVLSGQRSAADALKKAQADMTTFQRR
- a CDS encoding LacI family DNA-binding transcriptional regulator, which translates into the protein MNPVVPKAAVSKAASPQGGRLASARPTIDDIARAAGVSKGTVSRVINGHAAVAAQTRERVQAVMTRLDYVPDPAAQQLSWRTGRTLGLSFAQGDPLLSPYHVLFRAALEEHTGALGLQLLNLRADLTRLSRLPSAVLVMHADEDDARLTLLRGRGVPAVLIGHQPGAFWVAPDDQGGAGLATRHLLAAGHRELAYLGRGPSQVAQDRERGFLHAAQAAGARVTSIESDFTVLGGYRAVRRAWEGGQRWTGLFAQSDESAAGAVAALQDLGLRVPADVSVVGFDGLPELPLPVRLTTVAQDIPRIARTALTLMQEASLGQAPRGEFIPVHLVPGATVASPPAAPPPGGTP
- a CDS encoding XdhC family protein; translation: MNAAETRALLSALKTALSRGQGAALATVVGVRGSAYRREGTRMLVLEGGAQVCMLSGGCLEAEVVEVALEVLRSGQPALAHYDLSEDATWGLGIGCGGSVDVRVEAVDPGDPVTAGWLAALEGGRAAALAVPLVGEGRVLVGPDGTVTGRLPDPALHAFAVQAARERLALREPRAATLGAPGGTPVFVDVNVPPPELVLYGAGHDALPLAAQARALGYAVHVVDPRPAYLTPERFPGAALHPLAPEDLAHLTPGERAHLIVMNHHLDRDRLCLAHALRSAAGYVGVLGPRSRAEDLLRALAAAGEAFTPGQLARLRSPVGLRLGAEAPEEVALSILAELMAWRRGYGGGFLSGHAGRIHDAPTHAAAPRLPAAP